One genomic window of Hyperolius riggenbachi isolate aHypRig1 chromosome 7, aHypRig1.pri, whole genome shotgun sequence includes the following:
- the LOC137526161 gene encoding uncharacterized protein: protein MSARQDTERANTISFSPSDSQDGSVMSGGSESSPDSDFAVPAVPIYYAPDDSVPNESFTIHTLSMAQVAVALDGVDETSSSPTSDLSAPAAAVPTNPAQLLDRPAETPTPPGKVMSESASSLRTPETPSPIVSSESPSSLRTHESPSPIVSSESASSLRTHESPSPIVSSESASSLRTHESPSPIVSSESASSLRTQEPPDPFRTPDNPIRIRARKARIPSPLITPGNEDVPYRSVKWESVTDPGQPARAGPSDPPKPVTITREMRRAFYELLDDRTIDLFLEDDGCKRVSDKYLLAMVLIYFSRAGLSIAEYNIQNFYAALFLANQMEEDIPFFHSIFLFATWYFRSKEDFKEATKTLFRRMGFRAWVSREECRHVMKRLSHRGWRRKRMDHHGLATRGFRLTTEERTAMEPGSGYVCDHCSRSRPRSWCCIMQ from the exons ATGAGCGCCAGACAAGACACCGAGAG AGCAAACACCATCAGCTTCTCTCCATCTGATTCCCAGGATGGGAGCGTCATGTCTGGTGGGTCTGAATCCTCCCCAGACTCTGACTTTGCAGTCCCTGCAGTGCCTATCTATTATGCACCTGATGATTCTGTGCCAAATGAGAGTTTCACCATCCACACTCTCTCCATGGCACAGGTTGCAGTGGCCTTGGATGGGGTTGATGAAACATCTTCATCACCCACCAGTGATCTGTCTGCACCAGCTGCAGCTGTCCCAACCAACCCTGCACAGCTCTTAGATAGGCCTGCAGAGACACCTACACCACCGGGCAAAGTCATGTCTGAGTCTGCCAGCTCACTCAGAACACCTGAGACTCCGAGTCCCATTGTGTCATCTGAGTCTCCCAGCTCACTCAGAACACATGAGTCTCCGAGTCCAATTGTGTCATCTGAGTCTGCCAGCTCACTCAGAACACATGAGTCTCCGAGTCCCATTGTGTCATCTGAGTCTGCCAGCTCACTCAGAACACATGAGTCTCCGAGTCCCATTGTGTCATCTGAGTCTGCCAGCTCACTCAGAACACAGGAGCCTCCAGACCCATTCAGAACACCTGACAATCCCATCCGAATCAGAGCCAGAAAAGCTCGCATTCCCTCTCCACTCATCACTCCTGGAAACGAGGATGTGCCATACAGGAGTGTGAAGTGGGAGAGTGTGACAGACCCCGGCCAACCAGCCAGAGCCGGTCCATCAGATCCTCCGAAgccagtgaccatcaccagagaGATGAGGAGAGCCTTCTACGAGCTCCTTG ATGACCGCACCATCGATCTCTTCCTGGAAGATGATGGATGCAAAAGAGTTTCAGACAAG TACCTGCTGGCCATGGTGCTCATCTACTTCAGCAGAGCTGGCCTCTCCATCGCCGAATACAACATCCAGAACTTCTACGCTGCTCT GTTCCTGGCCAACCAGATGGAAGAAGACATCCCTTTCTTTCACTCCATCTTCCTGTTCGCCACCTGGTACTTCAGAAGCAAGGAAGACTTCAAGGAGGCCACGAAGACCCTCTTCAGACGGATGGGATTCCGGGCCTGGGTCAGTCGTGAGGAGTGCCGCCAT GTCATGAAGAGACTGAGTCACCGGGGATGGAGAAGAAAGCGAATGGACCATCATGGCCTGGCCACTCGGGGTTTCAGGCTGACCACAGAGGAACGCACTGCTATGGAACCAGGGAGCGGATATGTCTGTGACCACTGTTCTAGGTCCAGGCCCCGCTCCTGGTGTTGCATCATGCAGTGA